In Euphorbia lathyris chromosome 10, ddEupLath1.1, whole genome shotgun sequence, a single genomic region encodes these proteins:
- the LOC136209337 gene encoding uncharacterized protein isoform X4, which translates to MRPRFLYTSLGFCFNLDHGSSQSQGDSPDEQSPGSSQRSTRQRLPPLYRRMVLPDWLMQGVDATLTDPASSSGASPGPSPTSAMRASSAPITRGQSASAPAPAPANPTPPPSAPLPSVQPIQNDERHNLHQGPENNEVNVEDQETLHLGQQ; encoded by the exons A TGcgacctagatttctctacacAAGCCTTGGATTTTGCTTTAATTTAG ATCATGGATCTTCACAATCTCAAGGTGATAGCCCAGATGAACAAAGCCCTGGATCATCTCAAAGATCTACTAGACAACGGTTACCACCTTTATATCGTCGCATGGTTCTACCTGATTGGTTGATGCAAGGTGTAGATGCTACATTGACTGATCCTGCTAGCTCTTCGGGAGCAT CTCCAGGCCCATCTCCAACTTCAGCAATGAGAGCTTCATCTGCTCCAATTACTCGGGGCCAATCTGCTTCTGCTCCTGCTCCTGCTCCTGCAAACCCAACACCTCCACCTAGTGCCCCATTGCCCTCGGTACAACCAATTCAAAATG ATGAAAGACATAATTTACATCAAGGCCCAGAAAACAATGAAGTAAATGTTGAAGATCAAG AAACGCTGCACTTGGGACAACAATAG
- the LOC136209337 gene encoding uncharacterized protein isoform X2, with the protein MMHPHPLGYCFKTVPPNVVQLYWEEFQKRCTWDNNRYNSNQVYNAFIKRIRKRYSDFFSEMRSKNVQPKFLSDDVWKAWTTAWNSPEYKRKCMQNKINRRKGDISQPAQATHTGGSISHSEILERQNYLVVYRLHMNYLHSLTRSATTVLLGLILVLNLSRKNMSVQWLSVLRVKETEQ; encoded by the exons ATGATGCATCCCCATCCATTGGGATATTGTTTTAAGACCGTTCCTCCGAATGTTGTACAACTGTACTGGGAAGAGTTTCAA AAACGCTGCACTTGGGACAACAATAGATACAACAGTAACCAAGTGTACAATGCTTTTATAAAGAGGATTCGAAAGAGatattctgattttttttctgAGATGCGTTCGAAAAATGTACAACCTAAGTTCTTGAGTGATGATGTATGGAAAGCATGGACTACTGCATGGAACTCTCCAGAGTATAAAAGAAAGTGTATgcagaataaaataaataggcGGAAGGGAGATATATCACAGCCTGCTCAAGCCACACATACTGGAGGATCGATCTCACATTCTGAAATTTTGGAGCG ACAAAACTACTTGGTCGTGTACCGACTGCACATGAATTATTTGCATTCACTCACACGAAGCGCCACGACGGTACTTCTTGGTCTGATCCTCGTGCTCAACTTGTCGCG GAAGAATATGTCCGTGCAGTGGCTCTCAGTGCTCAGAGTGAAAGAGACAGAGCAATAG
- the LOC136209337 gene encoding uncharacterized protein isoform X3, whose product MLKIKKRCTWDNNRYNSNQVYNAFIKRIRKRYSDFFSEMRSKNVQPKFLSDDVWKAWTTAWNSPEYKRKCMQNKINRRKGDISQPAQATHTGGSISHSEILERLLRTKLLGRVPTAHELFAFTHTKRHDGTSWSDPRAQLVAEEYVRAVALSAQSERDRAIDLLKTYYDVVGGHSKK is encoded by the exons ATGTTGAAGATCAAG AAACGCTGCACTTGGGACAACAATAGATACAACAGTAACCAAGTGTACAATGCTTTTATAAAGAGGATTCGAAAGAGatattctgattttttttctgAGATGCGTTCGAAAAATGTACAACCTAAGTTCTTGAGTGATGATGTATGGAAAGCATGGACTACTGCATGGAACTCTCCAGAGTATAAAAGAAAGTGTATgcagaataaaataaataggcGGAAGGGAGATATATCACAGCCTGCTCAAGCCACACATACTGGAGGATCGATCTCACATTCTGAAATTTTGGAGCGGTTGTTAAGA ACAAAACTACTTGGTCGTGTACCGACTGCACATGAATTATTTGCATTCACTCACACGAAGCGCCACGACGGTACTTCTTGGTCTGATCCTCGTGCTCAACTTGTCGCG GAAGAATATGTCCGTGCAGTGGCTCTCAGTGCTCAGAGTGAAAGAGACAGAGCAATAGATTTATTAAAGACTTATTATGATGTTGTTGGTGGACACAGTAAAAAGTAG
- the LOC136209337 gene encoding uncharacterized protein isoform X1, translating to MMHPHPLGYCFKTVPPNVVQLYWEEFQKRCTWDNNRYNSNQVYNAFIKRIRKRYSDFFSEMRSKNVQPKFLSDDVWKAWTTAWNSPEYKRKCMQNKINRRKGDISQPAQATHTGGSISHSEILERLLRTKLLGRVPTAHELFAFTHTKRHDGTSWSDPRAQLVAEEYVRAVALSAQSERDRAIDLLKTYYDVVGGHSKK from the exons ATGATGCATCCCCATCCATTGGGATATTGTTTTAAGACCGTTCCTCCGAATGTTGTACAACTGTACTGGGAAGAGTTTCAA AAACGCTGCACTTGGGACAACAATAGATACAACAGTAACCAAGTGTACAATGCTTTTATAAAGAGGATTCGAAAGAGatattctgattttttttctgAGATGCGTTCGAAAAATGTACAACCTAAGTTCTTGAGTGATGATGTATGGAAAGCATGGACTACTGCATGGAACTCTCCAGAGTATAAAAGAAAGTGTATgcagaataaaataaataggcGGAAGGGAGATATATCACAGCCTGCTCAAGCCACACATACTGGAGGATCGATCTCACATTCTGAAATTTTGGAGCGGTTGTTAAGA ACAAAACTACTTGGTCGTGTACCGACTGCACATGAATTATTTGCATTCACTCACACGAAGCGCCACGACGGTACTTCTTGGTCTGATCCTCGTGCTCAACTTGTCGCG GAAGAATATGTCCGTGCAGTGGCTCTCAGTGCTCAGAGTGAAAGAGACAGAGCAATAGATTTATTAAAGACTTATTATGATGTTGTTGGTGGACACAGTAAAAAGTAG